A single Eubalaena glacialis isolate mEubGla1 chromosome 18, mEubGla1.1.hap2.+ XY, whole genome shotgun sequence DNA region contains:
- the ZNF544 gene encoding LOW QUALITY PROTEIN: zinc finger protein 544 (The sequence of the model RefSeq protein was modified relative to this genomic sequence to represent the inferred CDS: inserted 2 bases in 1 codon): protein MDTFSSTALPSEDLCPLQDSFSRYEEEMEAYSQQILSQPPVSFKDVAVTFTWEEWGQLDLAQRMLYREVTLETCSHLVSLGLLLSTPDVIARLEQGEDPWRVEQGPPRDCKTTLEKKESASEEGIAMEEPSHHMEMKHCVQEEGPWLVSLGEVQHWRDQLGKHQEDSLSQTVLTSERLFAQGGSYLSLSLLPPTLPTRTHFHKLNSQVKRLKQNSVFINHQKNWADLKSCEDHQSARAFCQNIYLNKIANVETGNKKPYDYTVSSDSFNCGTSLRFLNRIFSAENGNDSKDGNSINHSMSVNEHKPMNFGESQYECDECLVQTKIRDPGEAPFRCEEDCGAFHVASSFPDCDIIQTGKKSYACNQCAKSFSCCSKLVVHKRTHTGEKPYECTRCGKSFSQSYDLVVHQRTHTGEKPYECNQCGKSFTQSSKLIRHQRTHTGEKPYKCHECGKSFRWNSNLTVHQRIHTGEKPYECARCGKSFSQSSDFVAHKRTHTGEKPYECNQCGKSFIRSTQLIRHLRIHTGEKPYKCNQCDKAFTGSSHLIEHQRTHTGEKPFECNQCGKGFTGSSHLLSHQRIHSGEKPYECNDCGKAFRQRSQLVVHQRTHTGEKPYECSHCGKAFSQRSPLIVHQRIHIGEKPYQCNTCAKAFSQRSRLIEHQRTHTGEKPYECTDCGKAFNDRSTLTKHERTHTGEKPYECNRCEKAFSQRCQLTRHQRIHTGEKPYECNECGKAFSYSTSLIQHEKTHXGEKPYE, encoded by the exons ATGGACACGTTTTCTTCCACTG ccctgccttctgAGGACCTCTGCCCTCTTCAGGACAGCTTCTCCAGGTAtgaggaggaaatggaggcataTTCTCAGCAGATCCTGTCTCAG CCACCTGTGAGCTTCAAGGACGTGGCTGTGACCTTCACATGGGAGGAGTGGGGACAGCTGGACCTGGCCCAGAGGATGCTGTACCGTGAGGTGACTCTGGAGACCTGCAGTCACCTGGTCTCCCTGG GGCTTCTGCTTTCAACACCGGATGTGATCGCCCGACTGGAGCAAGGGGAGGACCCATGGAGGGTGGAGCAGGGACCTCCCCGAG actGTAAGactacacttgaaaagaaagagTCAGCTTCTGAAGAGGGTATTGCTATGGAAGAGCCATCTCACCACATGGAAATGAAACACTGTGTACAGGAGGAGGGCCCCTGGTTGGTGTCATTAGGAGAAGTGCAGCATTGGAGGGACCAGCTAGGGAAGCACCAGGAGGACTCTCTGAGTCAAACAGTACTTACCTCAGAGAGACTTTTTGCTCAAGGGGGTAGTTATCTGAGTCTAAGCCTTCTACCTCCGACATTGCCCACAAGAACACATTTCCATAAGCTCAACTCACAGGTTAAAAGGTTGAAACAGAACTCGGTTTtcattaatcatcagaaaaaCTGGGCTGATCTGAAGTCCTGTGAAGATCATCAAAGTGCTAGAGCCTTCTGTCAGAACATTTACTTGAATAAAATTGCAAATGTTGAAACGGGAAATAAAAAACCTTATGATTATACTGTCAGTAGTGACTCTTTCAACTGTGGTACCTCCCTTCGTTTTCTTAATAGAATTTTTTCAGCAGAGAATGGCAATGACAGTAAGGATGGAAACAGCATTAATCATAGCATGTCTGTGAATGAACACAAGCCAATGAATTTTGGAGAAAGTCAGTACGAGTGCGATGAATGCCTTGTACAAACCAAAATAAGAGATCCTGGAGAGGCACCATTCAGATGTGAGGAGGACTGTGGTGCCTTCCACGTGGCCTCATCTTTTCCTGACTGTGACATCATTCAGACTGGAAAGAAGTCATATGCATGTAATCAGTGTGCAAAATCTTTCAGCTGTTGCTCTAAGCTTGTTGTACACAAGAGAACACACAcgggagaaaagccatatgaatGTACTCGGTGTGGGAAGTCTTTCAGCCAGAGCTATGACCTGGTTGTACACCAGAGAACtcacactggagaaaagccctATGAATGCAACCAGTGTGGGAAATCCTTCACCCAGAGTTCCAAACTTATTAGGCATCAACGAActcacactggagaaaaaccatataaatgTCATGAATGTGGAAAATCTTTCAGGTGGAACTCTAACCTTACTGTTCATcaaagaattcatactggagagaaaccttatgagTGTGCTCGTTGTGGAAAGTCCTTCAGTCAAAGCTCTGACTTTGTTGCACATAAAAggactcacactggagagaaaccctatgaatgtaaccAGTGTGGAAAATCTTTCATTCGAAGCACTCAGCTTATTAGGCATCTGcgaattcacactggagagaagccaTATAAATGCAATCAGTGTGACAAAGCCTTCACTGGGAGCTCTCACCTTATTGAACATCAGAGaactcatactggagagaaaccgtTTGAATGTAATCAGTGTGGGAAAGGCTTCACTGGGAGCTCTCACCTTCTTTcacatcagagaattcattctGGAGAGAAACCGTATGAGTGTAATGACTGTGGGAAAGCTTTTCGGCAGCGATCTCAGCTTGTTGTGCATCAGCGAAcacatactggagagaaaccttatgaatgcAGTCATTGTGGAAAAGCTTTCAGCCAGAGGTCTCCCCTCATTGTGCATCAGAGAATACACATTGGAGAGAAGCCCTATCAGTGTAACACGTGTGCTAAAGCCTTCAGTCAGAGGTCACGCCTTATTGAACATCAGAGAACACATACTGGAGAAAAGCCCTATGAATGCACTGattgtgggaaagccttcaatGATCGATCAACCCTTACAAAACACGAGAGAACACACACTGGggaaaaaccctatgaatgtaatcgTTGTGAAAAGGCCTTCAGCCAGCGGTGTCAACTTACTAGGCATCAGAGAatccatactggagagaaaccctatgaatgtaatgagtgtggaaaagctttcagttataGTACATCCCTTATTCAACATGAGAAAACCCA gggagagaaaccctatgaataa